aaataaaagactTCAGGGATTAATCTGCTAACgtaaattaaatattaaatttacacttttatttgtatattattttaagaaaatgaATAAGAGAATTTTTTAGACTTTTTATTTGCATATCAATActtgacatatatatatataatacatatgaaagaaaatatgaataaagaatTACGCATCTGATGCTTTTTTGAGCATAATTATTATGTaacattttatttctaaaatatttttatcaagcaacacaaCTAGGATGGACAAGAATCCATGTAATGTTGAGTTATGAACATGATTAAATTAGATGGATATAGAGAAAGAAAGGATGAgcaatatttttgaaattttgtatgtTTGTAGATATGTCTTACTTGATAAACATATTTTCTCTTTTGACTAAAACacttttttggtacaaatttgactaataCACTTCTACTGCTGGTCTCTTGTATCTAGAGCAATAAGTAAGAAaataatatacatacatatatatatatatatatatatatatatatatatatatatatatatatatatatatatatatatatatatatatatgtatatgtatatgtatatgtatgtatgtatgtatatgtatttatgtatgtatgtatgtatgtataccctGTGGAGTCATTTAAAATTGTATAATATATTGGACGACAAATAAAAAAGATATGGGAATGCCGTCCGATTCTTTTCCGTCTCGGAGGTGAGAAAGAAGCGATTCACTTAATGACAAGGGAAATGACTCGGACATCCACAGGAGAGCACAAAAGCCTTTTGGACCCAAGGCATTGCTTTCTGCAAGGAGGAAACTATGGTCGAACCCATTCGGATAAAGCTGGTTACATGGCCCGGATTTATTGAAACCAAACGAAGTTTAGTGCTTGTTTCATcccctaaaaagaaaaaaaacaaattaccTGGCCTAGATGTTCCATTTTGGCAAGTCATAAGACTAAAAGGATGGATGTAATCCAACTTACTCTTTAAATAGTGAGCATAAATGATTTTGCTGGGTTCTTTTTCAAGACAAGATTGTATAGAACTCAATCAGCTTCATTAAGATAAGAATATTGTCTAGTATATCTGACATACAAAGGCCCAAAGAAAGATCAAAAACAAGCTAATCAATGTCTTTAACATTCACTAACTTCACAGCATGTGGCATGAATTTCTTACATTCTTCTGAAACTTCTTCCCTAGAATCACCTGTTACTGAATCCTCCATGAGACTTGGGAGAACAGGTAGACAGTTCTACCAGGATACATGGTGGCTTGTCTTACCAAAAAGTGAAAAGAATTACAACAATAGCATGAACATATGCAACAATAAAAATACTACATGGGAGGAGAGCGGAATTGAAAGGCTAAAGGCAATACTACCATCACTGGGTGTGGCTCATTTTAGAGAAAGTCTTCATCATGCCTCTGAATATTTTCCAAAACCAAAATACATTCATTAATGCCAGCATAGGTGGAACAGTCACCAAACTATATCGCCCAAGAGGAAATATTGTCTTCACCTGAAACAGGAGGATAAGAAGATATATCTTTGTTGTTGAGGGAAGATGGCCTATTCATCTTGCCGAAGAAAATTTTCAATGACAATATTTCATATGGTTCCTAGAATTATCAGCTAACAAATGCTAAGTTCAGAATTCCATGTTCTGGCATTGTGATGGTTGCTTACAAAATAACagtaaaagaattttttttaatagaattcattgaaaaaaattcaaaggaatGACTTGAACCTTCAGGAGATTCATTATGACAAGCCACCAGCCaaccaagattttttttttcacaaaaaaaagaaacaacagGAATTTGTTAAAGATTTTGCAtaaaaatttcactataaccatTAAGAGGGGGAAAAAACCACAACCAAGACAGATTGCTAAAACCTGGAGAAGATAGCCTCACATATCAGTACATCACAAACATGATGGCATAACCTAAGCAAGCCCCAAGATAGCAAAATATAGTAAATATCCAAAACCACATACTGTCTCTAATCTGTTAAGACGAGCTTGAAACAAATGATTAGGTATATAAAAACACTGACGGAGAATTACATATACATCTctggaagaattttttttttcatgtgcaTGTGGGCGTATGTGTGTGAACTAGAAGGAGAGATTTTTGTACCTAGAATCCTGCATCCCAGCTGAGACTTTTGTACTTAGACACAAGCAGCAATATAATACTGGCCTCTTTAAGCCTATTGAGTCGCCCAGTTATGTGTCCTAGCAATAGTATAATAGCCTATTCATGTGTATGTAAAACAGAGATTAGCATTCTTATTATGTTGCCCACTTCTGTTACTTTACACTTCAAATGAACTGTTTGGACGAAGAAGTAGACTTTCAATATCCCCTATCCCTAGTCTGCTGCTATGTACCTTGGGTGCAAGTCATATTGCGTTATATATTGGTTGAATGCTTTAAAAGGATAATGTGCATTTCGCTGCATGCTGCTTAAGTTTCAGCGTCAACAGCCAATAAGTCAATCTCACATACTGAGTTTCCTAATTAGCTTTTTAAAGAACATAATCGGCAGCATACCTGATCAAAATGAAGATACATATgggtgaaaaaatagatgaacaGAAGGATCCTTGCAACCTATAAAACAAACAATCCACAGGTCAAAGAACAGGATTATAGACAGCAAAAGCTTAGAAAACATATTAGTGGCATCGAATGACCATTTTGTGTTCATTTGAGTATGGACCCATGTATTCATCCAATTTTGAATGCTTTAGAATGTTGAATGTTTTCAGATATATGATTTAAAAAATCTAGTTGATGATATAACAAGTCAATCATTAGAATCCGGACTATGTCATTAGAGCCCATCTATACTAATTCAAATTGTAAAATATCCTTTCTGGAAAATGACATAACACTGAGACATGTGAATATATGCTTTGATTTGAGGTTAACAAGTAATATAACTCCCCTATCTAAAAGCATTGTCTATATGAACTTGATCATACCAGCCACCCAAGGAACAAGGCCACGCCATTGTAAATGTACAGATTAGAACTTTTCTGCCCAGCAATATCCAAATACCTGCAATCATCCTTCAGGCTTTAgtttaaaatataaaacaaaaatcaaatgttTGGAACAGGAAGTCAAATCATACCATCTGAGATTTACAAAGGGAGTCGTAGCTTCAGAAAATAAAACCATGAGTATATAAACATGTGCCTTGCCACTTATCAGGGAAAGCAAAATTGAATACATGGAAAGCCCATGATGCAAGACCTGGAATGAAAACTATACAGGTttaatctacaaaaggaaaactcAATGTGCCATGAGCATGTAAATATGTGGCTTGTCACTCTATCAGAGAAACAAAGATTGAATAAATGGAGAACCCATGATGCAAGACTTGGAGTGAGAACAATATGGGTTCAACCTACAAGAGAAAACCTCAATGTACCAATGCATTGAAGTACTTACATATTCCTTGCCACCCAAATAAGGGAAAAACCATAGAAGCATTGCCAAGTCTGAGAGAAAGTAACCAATAGAAAtctgtaaaaaaaataataataataataatcaaacAGTTGGATACATGATTCAACAATTGGATTAGAAGAAGCTGTCAAATGTAAAGCCAACAACAATTAGCTCAGCTGGTTGGCACCCTTCTCCTCATCCCACGCTCCTGGGAAAAGGTTCTGGATTCGACCACAGAAGGTGGCATTAACATCACATTAAAACACAAGCAATCAAGGTTGAAGAAGGGTTTCATTCAAGATAGCACTTGTTAGGTATCTAAATATATCTTTATAAATAGACACCATAGCAAGATAGATTTATATAGTTGTAAAATACTAAAACTCATAATCACTTCATTGATCAATAAAAGCCAAGTAAATAATGGTAAAACTGAAAGGTAAAAGAAATTATGATAACCAATCCCATAATACAATTGTTGTTATCATCATTGTTTTTCACGAATTAATCCCCTATTACAAACTCAAGTAGATGGCCTAGCAAAGTACATAAATTTTCATCAGAATAATTATTGCAAGTTTTTAAATTGCAAAATCATTTTCTTATCTAAGCTTCATGTTGACATACTCCCTTAAATTTTGTGTCACCACCCATTAAGCAATCAATTGCCTCCTCCTGATGATCCAATTGGTGAGGAGTGAATAGGGAAGATGATGCCCATATCCTTAGATCAATGGAATCATATTTACTGTTTTTATTACTAGTGTTGGAAATTCTAGGATCTCTCCATATGCAAATCGCAGCTCCAAATCCCATTAGATGCAGACCGAGTAGCATGCGCCCATCATTTGACAAAggaaaaagcaaaaataaaCTACCAAAAGACCTACAGCTATTTACTCAGCTGGCTGGCACCTCTCTCATCATCACTTGTGTTGAGGATTCAAGTCTGACTAAGGATGGCAGCAGCCCCacatttattcttgaaaaaaaataaaaataataactcTGAGAAAACATGTATGGTGTTATGATGTGTCTCGTACTTGGAGGATGCACAGGCACAAGGCCTCTCCTTGGGTCTTGTCTTCATTTTTTCCATAATATAGGGATGCTGGATGATATAAACAAAGAATCAACATTTTCTTCATTCAATAATGACTGAATTTTTCTCAAGCATTAGCCGAGCAAATAGCTTGAGAGAAGAACCAACCATCAAGGAGAAAACATGCATCAAATGAACCcaaaagagaacccaaagcttAATAGTGTAAACATCCATAGTGCCTCTCTTGCCTAACTCTGCCCCACAATTTGATTTTCTCTACTTGTGCAGCACCACGGCCAaagtctctctccctctcagtGTGCGTCTCTGGTGCTCCTTACAGTCATAACTCCATCATGATAGAGAAATTCACTCCTATTCAAATCAAACAAGAACAACATTTAAATATACAGCATAATAAATCCCATATATTGACATAATTTGTTTGTCCATCTTGAAGAATAAGCAGAACCTACTGATCATCATTCTTACTTTCCCATGATCCCTTCCTCCTCCACTTGGAGAACTTGCTTGCTTATCTTTTCATAGATCAAGCTCTGATCATTAAATCCTTTCTTCCCTTGCATGACATCATTCTAGAGAATCATTGAATTGGTGTCTCTATCTCATGTAACCCTAATTATTCCCCTCTTTCTAAAAACTGTcagtttgaagtaaacaaagTGAATCCAATATCTTGCACTTCAAGCAAGCATCTTTTACCTGCTTGAACGAAATGCTTCTCTATCCAATGCATTATTTATAACCATCCCACAATGATGAGACAATATTGTAGAGTATAACACCAAAAATGCTGTCaaaatttttcttctattcAAGGAATTAGATCTTTTTATCCGAGTTATACATgatgaaaacaaacaaaatataaGATCGACACAATCGATAAAGATCACACAGCTCATGGATCCTATGAAAATGTTTCCAACTTTCCATCATCATCAGTCTATGTTATCATGCATCAGCAGAAATCCTTCACCATCCCCTGCTCCTGCACATGCCACACTTGCCGAACCATACTCAAAATTAAGATAGAACTTTGCTTTCTATTCCCTTTAAATAAGAACTAATTTATCTGAATTGAATCCTTCGACTAGCAATCCCTATCATTCTCCGGATGGAAAATTAACAATTAGAGTCGACAAAATCTTATAAAAGATGTGAAATCATCAACTTATATTGTATTTGTCCTATAGGAACTGAATCATCACCACATAGGATTCTTCCTTAAGCACCCTTCTTTCCACCAAAAAAAACATACATTaagaaaaacaacaagttcattACTGATTCTTGCAAAGGGCATTATAAAAGTGACATCTAGCATTTCACAGGGAAGTTATTGTTCACAAGTTGTTGCTCATTCTGATAACATTAGGATTGCTATTTTTGATTTAACAGTTTTAGGTTTCTTGTGAAATTAAAGCACAACTCTAAGAGGTCAATGAACAAATATTTATTGGCTGTGGTAGAAACCGATTTGCTTAGTGTTAGTTTcaatcaaggtccgccgtaccggtccggtccggcgtaccggtcgccgaccggaccggtacggtaccggccgGGCTCCGCGagccagacttttttttttttttaatgttgtctctgttggatcttaaattaaatgaaaattgatgtttttttattacttttttcatgatttttgatattttcatatttaaatttagggttgaaatttgaaacatatatgatgcatgattgcatgttatgttttcctcccgttcgaaatgataaaatcatacacataaaatatcttcgaattaagatacaatcatttacatacatttaaagtactctaggatatctaaaatcgggacgagtgccgatggctctcgtagatatctggatcataagtataatcaggaggaggcaaatcaacccaatcagaaggaacacgcgccaggttataagaactgtcggatctctcgctcacgctctggctctgagaggtgtcctctgaTTGTGTAGGGGCCCATCCAAATATGGCGGAAGCAAAATCCAATGCACCATATCCGTATTCGTCAGGCTGAGGCTGTGGATAATAGAATCCATATCCGTATGTCCTCGGATCTGCAGTCGTATCCTGTCTTcctgaacgacctcgaggagcccgtctTCTATATCCAATAATATCCTCACGATCTCTATCAGGTGGTCGACCGTGGTCCGTATCCTATGTAGCACCCATAAATTGGGACTCACCGGTGAAATAAAGACCACCCTCCGTCTGTGTCTCATGagtaccatactgtcctccgctccctccatggctagaagatccatcaccaccagaaccttcatcgctactagtccaa
The Phoenix dactylifera cultivar Barhee BC4 chromosome 3, palm_55x_up_171113_PBpolish2nd_filt_p, whole genome shotgun sequence DNA segment above includes these coding regions:
- the LOC103717885 gene encoding TLC domain-containing protein 4-like; this encodes MDGNFGPTEQILWPISVFSGIIMCKIVYKITCQFSLRYFKAYNRLSKLQKVEWNNRGFSTIHAVLAATVSFYLVVISDLFRDGPHEELMINRKSVLSDTLFGISIGYFLSDLAMLLWFFPYLGGKEYVLHHGLSMYSILLSLISGKAHVYILMVLFSEATTPFVNLRWYLDIAGQKSSNLYIYNGVALFLGWLVARILLFIYFFTHMYLHFDQVKTIFPLGRYSLVTVPPMLALMNVFWFWKIFRGMMKTFSKMSHTQ